Below is a window of Chryseobacterium arthrosphaerae DNA.
AGGCTCTTATCAGTCTTCTTTAGGTAAATATTCAATCGGGGAAAGCTATATCGGACAATTTGGAAAAGCCTATCGTTTAAAAGGCCTGGATGCTACCAACAGCAATGCGATGCAAAGAGCTATTGTTCTCCATTCTTTTGGATGTGTTCCCGATACAGAATCTGAAAATCCGGTCTGCCTGAGCTTAGGCTGCCCCATGCTTTCAGTTAATGCTCTCAAAAAATCAGCAGAGTATATTGATCAATCCAGGATGCCGATCATTTTGTACGCATTCTATTAGTTCATAACCTCTAATATTTCAATTTGCTATGACCATTAAATTTCTTGCTGAAGATGACAGACCCAGAGAAAAGCTTTTACAGAAAGGTAAAGGCTCACTTTCTGATTCTGAATTGCTGGCCATCATCATGGGAAGTGGAAACAGAGGGGAAAGTGCAGTGGAACTGGCAAGGAAAATTTTAATTTCGGTTGATAACAGCTGGCACCAGCTCAGTCTTCTTTCCGTTAAAGATCTGATGAAGTTCAAAGGAATTGGTGAAGCAAAAGCCATATCTATTACTTCAGCCTTAGAAATAGGACGAAGAAAATCAGGACAGGAAATTCCGGAAAAACCTACAATAGGAAACAGTAATGATGCTTATTTATTACTTAAAAACCAGCTTTCCGATTTAAGAACTGAAGAATTCTGGGCTATTTTTCTGAATAACAGCAATAAAGTGATTCATCTTTCACAGCTCACACAAGGTGGAATCAGCCAGTCTGTCGTAGATGTAAGAGTTTTATTTAAAACAGCTCTGGATCATTTTTCAACCGGGGTGATCATTGCCCATAATCATCCATCCGGCAGTTTGAAACCAAGCCGGGAAGATCTCAATATTACACAAAAAATAAAAGAAGCTGGCAACACATTAAGCATTCAGCTTCTGGACCACCTTATTATTACCCAGGATTCTTATTTTAGTTTCTCGGATTCAGGATTGCTATGATTAGACGATTGAAATACAATGAAATTGATTTTATAAAATATACCCGGTGTTTAGAAAATTCTGAGCAGAAAAAATACAGTGCCTCTAGGGAATTTCTGGATATTACTTCCGGCAAACAGTGGGAGCTCCTGGTTTATAAAGACTATGAAGCAGTAATGCCCGTACCTTATGTAAGAAAATACGGGATGAAAATTGTGCACAATCCAAAACTTTGCCAGCAGTTGGGAATTTTTTCAGAGAAGGATCATATTGATCTTAACGAGTCTTTTTTAGAATATCTGGGAAAAAATTATATGATAAGGATCTATTCGTTCAATGATGTTAATCAGTTTCGTACCCCCATCAGAACCAAAAAGAATTTTTTACTTTATCCGGATTCTTATGAGAATGTTTACTCAAAATATTCTCCGAAAAGAAAAAGAAAACTTCGGCTGAGCGAAGAAGTGAGGAAAGATTCCGAAATAAAAACGATTTCCTATGATCAGGCAAAAGCTTTTATCGAAGCCAATACAATAGGGCTGAATAAGGATCATGACTTATCTGAGTTTATGAGGATTTTTGAAAGTTTTTATCAGTTAAACCACCTTAGATTTACCGCTTTTTATTATCAGGAGAAAATTGTGAATATTATTGCAACCTATTCCGATGACAAGATGGTAGCGCTCTTGGGGAATTTTAATGACAAAGATTATGTGAAACTATCAGGAGCCTCGGTATTGATTGACCAGATTATTAAAGAAATGATCGGAACTCATATTTTTGATTTTGAAGGGGGAGAACTCCCGAATATCGAAGAGTTTTTCAGAGGATTCCGGCCGGAACTGAGACCTTATGCCATCATTGAAAATTCGAAAAAGAACCTTTTTAAAAAACTAGGCTATCTCACTGTAAAAGGTAAGCCATTCTTATAATGAAAAGCTTTGTTTAGATCAGTTCTAATTAAGTAATATTCCGTAACTTTATAAAACCTTATTAAGACAGTTATGTTACAACAGATTCGCCATTATAAACTATCCTATATGCTGTATAACTTATTTAAGAAAAGTAAGTTGAAGCACAATATTCCATTGTATAAGAAATACGGAATCAACAAAAGCTATTTTTCCAGTATTTCGAGCAAGGATTTTGCCCACCTTCCTGCCAATGAAAGAACGATAGATCAGGAAAAGCTTACAGAAACTTCTTTTTTTAAGAAATTATCTGAAGAAAATAAGAAAAGCGCCCTTCAGTATGATGATAATGGCTACATGATTCTGAGAAACTTTCTGACTCCGGAAACTGCCGATCAGATCAATGCTGAAATTGATAAACTGATGAAAGACGGAACCCTGAAATTTATTTACGGAGGAAAACTGATGTTTGCGATTCACCACTCGGAAATCATAAAAAATATAGGTAATGACAAGGAGTTGTCAGACTTTTTATCTGTCCTGCTGAATGGCCGGTCCAAACTTTTCCAAAGCATCAATTTTATTAATGGAAGCCAGCAGAAAACCCATTCTGACAGTATTCATATGACTACCTATCCTCTGGGTGGACTACTGGGAGTATGGATTGCCTTGGAAGATGTGGACGAGAACAACGGTGCATTACATTATATTCCTAAAAGCCATAAGCTGCCTTATTTCCTGAATTCTGATTATGATAATGAAGGAACCGCTTTTAAAATCGGTAAGAAAAGCTACAGGGCGTATGAAGCATTTCTTGAAGATAAAGTAAAGGAACTGGGATTGAAAAAAGAGATTTTTAAAGCTAAAAAAGGAGATTTACTGATCTGGCATGCCAATATTCTTCATGGCGGAGAACCTCACATCGACAAAAACAGAACAAGAAAGAGCCTTGTGTACCACTTCTTTGATGAAAACAGCGTATGTTATCATGAAGTGACCCAGAGGCCGGCACTGTTTGAACTTTAATAGAATTTTCCTTATCAACAAAGGTTTTATAAGAATACAGGTTTAAAAAGATAGTTTTTTTACATTTGTATTCTTATCTGTTTTATAATATTTCTGTATGAAAAAAAGGGAAAATATTCTTGTTTTTATATTTTCAGTCTACCTGGGTATCATGTCGTATTATCTGTATACCCACCAGTATTATAATACGGATATGGAGGCCTATATGGGGCTGATCTATAAAACGGAGTATCCCGGGATGAAGATAGAGGAAATCCATGAGAAGGTATATACGGAATTGAAAGAGAAGAATCCTCACTTTGCAGGATTTGATCCAGTAGATCCAATGGTGGAGGAATTGGCCAAAGGGGAGAGTACCTATTATAAAACTTTATCGGAAAACCCCAAAGCCTATGAAGAAGAACTGCAGCTTTTTGTGGTAAAACCTTTTTACAATTTTGTCAATTGGTCATTTTTTAAGCTCGGTTTCAGTGCCTCTGCCTCTACATTTATGATTTCAGTGGTATCCTATGCGCTGATTCTCATCCTGATTTTCGTTTTTCTTATCAAAATACTGAAGAATTATACCCTGGCTTTCATCATAACGGTGTTGCTTTCATTATTTAAGCCTCTTCTTGAATCGAGCAGACATGCATCGGCAGATTCCTTATCCTGTTTGTTGCTGTTGCTTAGCTTTTATGCATTTGCTGTCAGGAAGAATATATTTTCCGCCTGTATTTTTGCCATGTTATGCATCCTGACCCGGCCTGAGTATTTTATCCTCTATTCTTTTCTGTATGTTTTCATTTACATCTATAGAAAAAACCTTCAGGTTGGTACAAGAGCTTTGTTCCTTTCATATACCTATCTTTTTCTCAGTTTCTTTCTGATACAGTATTTTAATCAGATTTCCTGGGCTACTTTATTTATGAATCAGTTTACACAGGTTCAGCTTTATCCTGTATCTGCTCCTGATCCGTTTTATTTTCCAGACTATCTGCAGTATATAAAAAGTAAGATCCTGCTTGAGTTCAATGGTTCCTACTTTCCGCTATTGTTACTTTTTTTAGTCATCCTTCTTGCCAATAATTTTTCCCTGAGAAATAAAAAAAATCAGGCGCAGGTCTTGTTTTTTGTAATTATTTATGGAACCGTTTTCCTGAGATTTTTAGTTTTTCCTTCATTAACCAACAGGATGATGCTGGGCTTTTATCTGTTAATGATCCTCTCTATGATCTATATACAGAATTCTAAAGTCGATATATGTAAAAACTCTTTACAACACGGAAAATAATTAGTAATTTTGCAGTCTAAAATTATGACGAGTCTTTCAGGATATTTACCATATGCATTTGCATTGATCATCGCAATTCCTTTTCTGGTTTTGCTAAGACAATTTGTACACTCGTACATTACCCTTAAAAATCAGGAAATCAAGCTGCTTAGCATGAAATCAAATTCGGAGAATAAGGCCCATTCATACGAAAGAATGACTCTGTTTCTCGATAGGATAAAACCATCAAACCTTGTTCAGAAGTTTGATAAAGGACTGGCGGTTCATGAATTTATTTTCCTTACAGAAAAGACGATCAATGATGAATTTGAATATAACTCTTCGCAACAGCTGTATGTGACAAAAAACTCATGGAAAAATATTGTAGACTCTAAAAATGCAATTATAGACCTGCTTCATAAAACGTATGATGGCCTGAAAGGAAATGCTGAGCTGGAAGAGTTCAAAACCATTTTCATTATGAATTATATGGAAGGCAACGATTTTATTGCAGCAACCCTAGAGGATTTAAGAAAAGAAATTTTAATAATAACTTAAAAAATAACAGATAAATAATGATTCCAAATTTTAAAGCACATCCATGGCACGGGATTTCTGCAGGGGAAGATGCGCCAAATGTTGTAAATGTATTTGTGGAAATTGTTCCTTCAGATACTATTAAATATGAAGTAGATAAAGAAACAGGATATTTAAAGGTAGACAGACCACAGAAATTCTCTAATATCATCCCGGCTTTATATGGTTTCGTTCCAAGAACGTATTGTCATAACGAAGTGATGAAACTTGCTGTGGAAGCAGGAGCTGATGATGTGACGATGGGAGATCATGATCCGCTTGATATTTGTGTTTTAAGCTCTCACAATATTCATGCAGGAGGTTTATTGATGGAAGCTATTCCAATCGGAGGTTTTAAAATGATCGACGGAGGGGAAGCTGATGATAAGATTGTAGCAGTAATGATCAACGACCACGCTTTCGGACACTTCAGAGATATTTCTGAATTACCTGAAGCAGAAGTAAAAAGATTGATGCACTACTTCCTTACTTATAAAAACTTACCGGATGAGCCTGCAAAATGCAGAATTCATGAAGTATACGGAGCTGAGCATGCAAGAAAAGTAATCAAAGCTTCTCAGGTTGACTACTCTGAAAAATTCGGAGGATAATAATCTTCTGATCCAAAATACAAAAAGGATAAACGGGAAACTGTTTATCCTTTTTTATTGAAATTATTAAAATAAGTGTAAAAATTTCTACTTCTTGATCAAGACTTACCTTACGGCTCTTCCCCCTTTAATATCTTTTAGTCGTTTAAAATTTCAGATGCTTCCAACCCTTATTCTATAAGCTCTTCCGTTAAGTCTGAAGCTTTCTGATTCGTAGTAAAATATTCATTTATATACCATCTTTATTTAATGGATACTACTAAACTCATGATTTTTTTAATGCTTTGATGGTAATTATTTATTATATTTAATTTTCTATTACCAAAAAAATATTAAACTATGGATCTATTTGTGTTAGTGCCAATTTTTGGTGTCGTAGCTTTGCTTTACACATTTCTTCAGAGCAACTGGGTAAGTAAACAGAATGCCGGAAATGAAAAAATGAAAACGATCAGCGGGCATATTGCTGACGGTGCAATGGCTTTTCTAAAAGCCGAATATAAAATTTTAACCTATTTCGTGGTCGTGGTTGCTATCTTACTGGCTGTAATGGGCTCCAGTAATGCCAATTCGCATTGGAGTATAGGAATAGCCTTTGCTGTGGGAGCTGTATTTTCTGCTACTGCAGGTTTTATCGGGATGAAAATCGCAACAAAAGCCAATGTAAGAACCGCTGAAGCCGCTAAAACCTCACTTTCCAAAGCGCTGAAAGTATCATTCACAGGAGGTTCCGTAATGGGAATGGGTGTTGCCGGGCTGGCTGTTTTAGGATTGGGAGCGTTATTCCTGATCATTAAGCAGATCTTTGCTCCGGATGCTACGGTAGATTCTCATGAAATGGAAAGGACCATTGAAATCCTGACAGGATTTTCCCTAGGTGCCGAATCTATAGCACTTTTTGCAAGAGTAGGAGGCGGTATCTATACAAAAGCAGCAGACGTGGGTGCCGACCTGGTTGGGAAAGTAGAAGCGGGAATCCCTGAGGATGATCCCAGAAACCCTGCTACTATTGCAGATAACGTAGGAGATAACGTAGGGGATGTTGCCGGAATGGGCGCCGACCTTTTCGGTTCTTATGTTGCAACGGTTCTTGCAACCATGGTATTGGGAAGGGAAACGGTTTCTGATGATGCTTTCGGGGGCTTTGCACCCATTCTTTTACCGATGCTGATTGCAGGAACAGGTATTATCTTTTCAATGATAGGAACCTTATTTGTAAAGATCAATGATAATGAAGGTTCTTCCACTTCCAGTGTGCAAAATGCATTAAACCTGGGAAACTGGGGAAGTATTGTTATTACGGCTATCGCATCTTATTTCCTGGTGACCTATATTCTTCCTGAAAAAATGGTTTTGAGAGGGCACGAATTTACTAAAATGGGTGTATTCGGGGCTATTATGGTAGGTCTGGTTGTAGGAACCTTAATGAGTATTATTACAGAATATTATACAGCTATGGGAAAAAGACCTGTTTCAAGCATTGTGAGACAGTCGTCTACAGGCCATGCAACCAATATTATTGGCGGACTTTCCGTGGGAATGGAATCTACTTTACTTCCGATTATTGTATTAGCAGGTGGAATTTATGGGTCTTATCTGTGTGCCGGGCTTTACGGTGTTGCGATTGCAGCAGCAGGAATGATGGCTACCACAGCGATGCAGCTGGCGATTGACGCCTTCGGACCAATTGCTGATAACGCAGGAGGAATTGCTGAAATGAGTGAGCTACCGAAAGAAGTGCGTGAAAAAACAGACATTCTGGATGCCGTAGGGAATACAACTGCCGCTACAGGAAAAGGGTTTGCTATTGCTTCAGCAGCATTGACGGCATTGGCATTATTTGCCGCTTTTGTGGGAATTGCAGGTATCGACGGGATTGATATTTACAGAGCAGATGTATTAGCCGGGCTGTTTGTTGGTGGGATGATTCCTTTCATATTCTCCTCATTGGCAATCACAGCGGTAGGACAGGCAGCTATGGCCATGGTGGAAGAAGTAAGACGGCAGTTCCGTGAAATTCCGGGAATTCTAGAAGGAAAGGCGCAACCGGAATATGAAAAGTGTGTAGCCATTTCTACCGATGCTTCCATCAGAAAAATGATGCTTCCGGGAGCTATTGCCATTATTTCTCCATTGCTGATCGGGTTTATTTTTGGCCCTGAAGTATTGGGTGGATTTCTGGCAGGTGCTACAGTAAGCGGTGTTTTGATGGGAATGTTCCAGAACAATGCAGGAGGTGCCTGGGATAATGCTAAGAAGTCTTTTGAAAAAGGTGTGGACATCAACGGGCAGACCTATTACAAAGGTTCTGAACCGCACAAAGCATCCGTAACCGGAGATACCGTAGGAGACCCGTTTAAAGATACTTCAGGACCATCTATGAATATTCTGATCAAGCTGATGTCAATTGTTTCCCTGGTGATTGCCCCTACTTTAGCAGTCATACATAAAGATAAGATTGAAGCCAACAGAAAGGCTAAAATAGAAAGCCTGACCGGAATTACAAATACCGGAACTTCAACGGCAACTACTGATCTGAAAACTGTTTCACCGTCTTCCGGTGAAATTAAAGGTCATCTTAATGAAAACGGCGATTTTGTATATGAGACCGGAAATATACAACAGATAAAACTGAACGGCGGGAAAACCATTGCCATAGGAGACGGAAGTCAGCTTTACCAGCTGTATAATGCTGTGAAACAAAAAGATCAGTCTGTTTTAGATCCTAATAAATGGTATACCATAGAAAATCTTTATTTTGAAACAGGATCCAGTGATTTGAAACCAGGTTACGAACTTCAGCTGAACAATATTGCAGAAATTTTAAATGCTTATCCCGGCCTGAAAATAAAATTAGGAGGATATACTGATAACAGCGGTAATGAAGACAGTAACCAGAAACTATCCAATCTGAGAGCCCAGACGGCAAAGCTGAAACTCCTTGAGCTGGGTGTTTCTTCAGACAGAGTAGAAGCAGAAGGCTATGGATCACAGCATCCGGTGTGTGAGGCTAATGACACAGAAGAGTGTAAGGCTAAAAACAGAAGAATCGACGTAAGGGTTCTCGCTCTTTAAGATCAGTTGAAATATCAATCAAAAAAGCATCGCATCTGCGGTGCTTTTTTTATCACTTATTGTAATAATCTTTCAACCTATAAAAATACTCAAGCATTCCACAATTTTATCGCAGATAAAATCATTGCGTCTTAAAAACATAAGCTATTAAAGTTTCCTTGCGGCTTTGCGTTATTCCCCAAAAAAACTTTTTACTATTTAAAGCATTTCCATTTAAATTAAAGATTCTTTCTCAAATGTTCCAATGCCTGAATAATCAGCTCATCCTTCTTTGCAAAACTGAACCTGATATAATCCGAATTTTGTTTAGAATGATAGAATGCCGAAAGGGGAAGACAGGCCACCTTTTTCTCTACAGTAAGCCATTTTGAGAACTCTACATCAGTCATTGTTCCGGAGATATTCCTGAAATTGACTATTTGAAAAACACTTCCTTCAGCCTGCTGCTCAACCTGTAAAGGCGTTTCCTTGATAAGCTCATTGAAAATATCTCTTTTCCTCTGCATTACAGCTTTACTGGCAGCGGGATCAAACACTTCCAGGTATTTGGCCAGCGCATATTGTGCAGGCGCATTGGCACTGTAGGAAATATATTGCTGGTGACAGCGGAATAATGCAGTCAGATCTTCTGAAGCAAGCATATAACTGACTTTCCAGCCTGAGGTATGAAACATTTTTCCAAAAGAAAAAATACAGAATGTCCGGTTTCTGAGCCCGGGATGAATAAAAGAGCTGTAATGTTCTGCTTCATCATAGCAGTAGGTATCATAGATTTCTTCTGAGATCAAATAAATTTCACGGTCCCTGATCAATTCATACAGCTGGTTCCAGTCTTCCTTTTTCCATATTTTTCCGGTCGGATTCTGGGGTGAATTGATAATGATGGCTTTTGTTTTCTCTGTAATACAGGATTTAAATATTTCCCAGTTGATACTGAAATCATAATCAAGATCATAGTAGACCGGAATTCCCCCGTTCATTGCTACTGCAGGCCCGTAGGTGT
It encodes the following:
- the radC gene encoding RadC family protein gives rise to the protein MTIKFLAEDDRPREKLLQKGKGSLSDSELLAIIMGSGNRGESAVELARKILISVDNSWHQLSLLSVKDLMKFKGIGEAKAISITSALEIGRRKSGQEIPEKPTIGNSNDAYLLLKNQLSDLRTEEFWAIFLNNSNKVIHLSQLTQGGISQSVVDVRVLFKTALDHFSTGVIIAHNHPSGSLKPSREDLNITQKIKEAGNTLSIQLLDHLIITQDSYFSFSDSGLL
- a CDS encoding phytanoyl-CoA dioxygenase family protein, which produces MLQQIRHYKLSYMLYNLFKKSKLKHNIPLYKKYGINKSYFSSISSKDFAHLPANERTIDQEKLTETSFFKKLSEENKKSALQYDDNGYMILRNFLTPETADQINAEIDKLMKDGTLKFIYGGKLMFAIHHSEIIKNIGNDKELSDFLSVLLNGRSKLFQSINFINGSQQKTHSDSIHMTTYPLGGLLGVWIALEDVDENNGALHYIPKSHKLPYFLNSDYDNEGTAFKIGKKSYRAYEAFLEDKVKELGLKKEIFKAKKGDLLIWHANILHGGEPHIDKNRTRKSLVYHFFDENSVCYHEVTQRPALFEL
- a CDS encoding DUF7935 family protein: MTSLSGYLPYAFALIIAIPFLVLLRQFVHSYITLKNQEIKLLSMKSNSENKAHSYERMTLFLDRIKPSNLVQKFDKGLAVHEFIFLTEKTINDEFEYNSSQQLYVTKNSWKNIVDSKNAIIDLLHKTYDGLKGNAELEEFKTIFIMNYMEGNDFIAATLEDLRKEILIIT
- a CDS encoding inorganic pyrophosphatase; the protein is MIPNFKAHPWHGISAGEDAPNVVNVFVEIVPSDTIKYEVDKETGYLKVDRPQKFSNIIPALYGFVPRTYCHNEVMKLAVEAGADDVTMGDHDPLDICVLSSHNIHAGGLLMEAIPIGGFKMIDGGEADDKIVAVMINDHAFGHFRDISELPEAEVKRLMHYFLTYKNLPDEPAKCRIHEVYGAEHARKVIKASQVDYSEKFGG
- a CDS encoding sodium-translocating pyrophosphatase, coding for MDLFVLVPIFGVVALLYTFLQSNWVSKQNAGNEKMKTISGHIADGAMAFLKAEYKILTYFVVVVAILLAVMGSSNANSHWSIGIAFAVGAVFSATAGFIGMKIATKANVRTAEAAKTSLSKALKVSFTGGSVMGMGVAGLAVLGLGALFLIIKQIFAPDATVDSHEMERTIEILTGFSLGAESIALFARVGGGIYTKAADVGADLVGKVEAGIPEDDPRNPATIADNVGDNVGDVAGMGADLFGSYVATVLATMVLGRETVSDDAFGGFAPILLPMLIAGTGIIFSMIGTLFVKINDNEGSSTSSVQNALNLGNWGSIVITAIASYFLVTYILPEKMVLRGHEFTKMGVFGAIMVGLVVGTLMSIITEYYTAMGKRPVSSIVRQSSTGHATNIIGGLSVGMESTLLPIIVLAGGIYGSYLCAGLYGVAIAAAGMMATTAMQLAIDAFGPIADNAGGIAEMSELPKEVREKTDILDAVGNTTAATGKGFAIASAALTALALFAAFVGIAGIDGIDIYRADVLAGLFVGGMIPFIFSSLAITAVGQAAMAMVEEVRRQFREIPGILEGKAQPEYEKCVAISTDASIRKMMLPGAIAIISPLLIGFIFGPEVLGGFLAGATVSGVLMGMFQNNAGGAWDNAKKSFEKGVDINGQTYYKGSEPHKASVTGDTVGDPFKDTSGPSMNILIKLMSIVSLVIAPTLAVIHKDKIEANRKAKIESLTGITNTGTSTATTDLKTVSPSSGEIKGHLNENGDFVYETGNIQQIKLNGGKTIAIGDGSQLYQLYNAVKQKDQSVLDPNKWYTIENLYFETGSSDLKPGYELQLNNIAEILNAYPGLKIKLGGYTDNSGNEDSNQKLSNLRAQTAKLKLLELGVSSDRVEAEGYGSQHPVCEANDTEECKAKNRRIDVRVLAL
- a CDS encoding aminotransferase class I/II-fold pyridoxal phosphate-dependent enzyme yields the protein MEEIHRFTHYSFFTEMSGLASEHGSFDLSLGLPDFDIDERLKYFLKEAADLDTYHYEPLAGNPLLLENIIAFNAQRKNKIVVKNQEVTVIPCATFALYTALKSVLNQNDEVIIIQPSYYTYGPAVAMNGGIPVYYDLDYDFSINWEIFKSCITEKTKAIIINSPQNPTGKIWKKEDWNQLYELIRDREIYLISEEIYDTYCYDEAEHYSSFIHPGLRNRTFCIFSFGKMFHTSGWKVSYMLASEDLTALFRCHQQYISYSANAPAQYALAKYLEVFDPAASKAVMQRKRDIFNELIKETPLQVEQQAEGSVFQIVNFRNISGTMTDVEFSKWLTVEKKVACLPLSAFYHSKQNSDYIRFSFAKKDELIIQALEHLRKNL